The DNA region CGCGGACTTCATCCGGGCTGTCCGCGACCATGGCGCCGCCTATCCGCTCCATGCGGCTGAGCATGCCGCCGATCGTTCTGGGCAGATCGGACAGCTGCCGAAAGTCGCCATGGCCGCCGGTGATGGTGATCATGGCACCGGATGGATAGATGCGAGGACCGGCAACGAGGCCCTCGTCGATCGCCCGCTTGAGGGAAAAGGCCGGTCCGCCCATGTCGCGAATGGTGGTAAAGCCTCGCATGAGCGTGGCCGTTGCTTCCGCGGCCGCAAGAAGGTTGGTGTAGCCGACGTCGCCAGCTATCGCGGCCGCCGGCGTCGGGCGCACCAGCATCGCATGCCAATGCGCGTCGATCAGCCCGGGCATCAGCACTCGTCCGTCGCCGGCGATCACCTGGGCATCGGCCGTGATCGCCGCAGTCGAAATCTTCTCGATCTTGTTGTTCCGGATCAGCACATTGGACGGCCCGTAGAGAGCGCCATTCTTGCCATCAAAAATTCGGACGTTCTGGAACAGCACGCCGGCATCCTGCTGCGCTCGCGCCGGTGGCGAGCCAACGAGGCCCGTCCCAATCAACGCGACCAGTGCCGAAACGCTGACGCTTTTGCTCAATCCTGGCATGTCCACTCTCCGTCGTTAGGGCATCGTTCGAGGTAGAGCACCCCGAGCAGAAGCTGCCACACGAATCCGCCCCAGCCCTTGTTCCAGAACGCGTGCCTCGTCGGGGTCGATCGCCTCGCACACGAGCGCGAACACGAATGGCTTCGATACACTCATGATCGAGAATTCGTACTCAATATCGCCGGCGCCGTAGATGCGTCCGCTAGTGCCGGCCACGCAGATGCCGAACAGTTCGCTCGGCACCCTAGCTAGTGCCGGGTAAACCTGCGAATTGTTTCCATCGCTGTTCGACTTGAAGCGCAGATGAGCTTGAGAAACGAGCTCCTGCACCATCTCGGGTTCGGGCAGGCGCCCGGTCGAGATGAAAGGCCGCTCCGCTTGTTCCGCGATCGAAGGTGGCCACATCGGCTCCTCCTTCCCGATTTCGACCTTACTGTTTCAAGTTGTCTAGTCGGCAACCAGAAGTAGGCGCTCAAAAAATCACGGAGTCAACGATCCGCTCTCATGGCGTTTTTTCATGCGACGAAATCAAAGTGATCCGTTGGGATAGCCAAACGGATTTGCACGTTTGACCGCTTTGAACCGGTTCTCCGCGGGTCAACACTGCGTTCGATCTACGAGTTCTCCGGCCGGCTATCACGGCTTCTGATAGATCACGTGACCCGCGCGGATGGTGGTGCTCACTTTCGCAAGATTGGCGACGTCGCTGAGCGGATCGCCGTCGAGCACCACGAGATCGGCGTCAAAGCCCTGCGCTACCCTGCCCTTCTTAGCGGCCTTGAAGAACCGCGCCGGATTGGTCGTCAGCGAGGCCAGCACCTGGCGTTCCGACAGCGCGCGGTGCATCAGCTGGAATTCCTGCGTGGTGTCGTACAGCGTGGTGAAGCCGACATCGGTGCCGAACAGCACGGTGCCGCCATTCTCGGAGAACTGCTTGAGCTGGTTGACGGTCGCGGCCACCAGACGGTTGGTAACGTTGGGGTCGAGAACCACCGTCGTGAACAGCGACAGCGTCGGAATCAGCGCCGTCCCCTGCGCCTTGAACCGCGCCAGCTGGTCGTCGGTGTAGCTCCGCTCGCTGGGCGTGGTGTGCGCGAGCACGTCGACGTCTGCTGCGATCACCGTCTCGACGCCGATCTTGTTCTGCGGATGCGCGAACACCGGCCTGCCCTGCGCATGCGCGACGTCGACGGCCGCCTTGGCGATCGCCGGATCCATGTTGATGACAGGTTTATCGCCCATGAACGCGCCGGTGAACAGCTTGATGCCGTCCTCGCCCATCGCGAGCCAGTCGCGCGCCCACTTCGTGGCCTCCTCTGGCGTCGCAGCTTCGGGAAGCTGGATTTCGGGCGGCAGGTACACGGGATGCCCGCCCTTTGGAAACACGTTGCCGGCGAGCAGGATGTTGGGACCGGCGACTTCACCCGCTGCGATGCGCTTGCGCAGCGGCAGCGCGTTCCGTGGATCGGAGCCGAGGTCCCAGACCGTGGTAAAGCCCCATCGGGTCAGCATCTCCTGCATGTGCTGCGTCAGCGGTGCGGCCGGCGCCTCGCCGGCGTTGTGCCAGACATGTTCCGTGAAATGCACGTGGCTGTTCCAGAACCCGGCAACAACAGTCTTGCCGCTGCAATCGATCAGGCGCGCATCCGAGGGCAGCTTGACGTCGCCGGACTTGCCGACCGCGCTGATGACGCCGTCGGTAATCACGATCGCCGCATCCGGCAGCGCGGCTGCATCGGCCGATGCGTAAAGCGTGCCGCCGCGGAGCACGACGGTCTCGGCATGTGCCGCCGCAGAGGCGACAGCCGAGCCAATGAGAAAAAGCGCGATGCGTAACCAGGTCCCGGTCATGGACAGCCTCTTTGATGGGTGCATGCCGGCGGTGCCCGGCGCGCGGCAACATAGCCGCGGCGCGATGAGCCGCTTTGATCGTTCTTGCTGTCCGCGACGGGTATCGGGAGGCGGCGTCCGCCGTCACTCCTCGGGCGCGTTCTCGATCGGGTCGAACCGATCGGCCTCGAGCCCGAGCAGATTCCAGGATTGCAGCATATGCGGCGGCAGCGGCGCCGTGGCATCGATTACGCCGCCGCGCGGGTGCGGAATCACGATGCGGCGGGCGAGCAGATGCAGCCGGTTCTGCAGGCCGCCCGGCAGCTGCCAGTTTTCCTTGTTGAAGTATTTGGGGTCGCCGACGATCGCGTGATCGATATGCGCCATGTGGGCGCGCAATTGGTGGGTGCGGCCGGTTACCGGCTTCAGCGACACCCAGGCGAGCTTCGTCGCCGAGGTCTCGACCACGGCATAATAGGTCACGGCGTGGCTGGCGCCCTCGTCACCATGCGCCGCGATCCGCATGATGCTGTCCTCCTCGCTCTCCTCCTTGGCGAGATAGGTCGAGATGCGGCCCTGCTTCGGCTTCGGCACGCCCGCGACCAGC from Bradyrhizobium sp. B124 includes:
- a CDS encoding glutaminase, yielding MWPPSIAEQAERPFISTGRLPEPEMVQELVSQAHLRFKSNSDGNNSQVYPALARVPSELFGICVAGTSGRIYGAGDIEYEFSIMSVSKPFVFALVCEAIDPDEARVLEQGLGRIRVAASARGALPRTMP
- a CDS encoding amidohydrolase family protein codes for the protein MTGTWLRIALFLIGSAVASAAAHAETVVLRGGTLYASADAAALPDAAIVITDGVISAVGKSGDVKLPSDARLIDCSGKTVVAGFWNSHVHFTEHVWHNAGEAPAAPLTQHMQEMLTRWGFTTVWDLGSDPRNALPLRKRIAAGEVAGPNILLAGNVFPKGGHPVYLPPEIQLPEAATPEEATKWARDWLAMGEDGIKLFTGAFMGDKPVINMDPAIAKAAVDVAHAQGRPVFAHPQNKIGVETVIAADVDVLAHTTPSERSYTDDQLARFKAQGTALIPTLSLFTTVVLDPNVTNRLVAATVNQLKQFSENGGTVLFGTDVGFTTLYDTTQEFQLMHRALSERQVLASLTTNPARFFKAAKKGRVAQGFDADLVVLDGDPLSDVANLAKVSTTIRAGHVIYQKP